The sequence CTGGGCCTGCTCGCCGCGGCGCGCCACCGGCTCGGCATGGAGGTCTCCTGGCTGGACCGGCGGACCCAGGACCACGGTCTCGTCACCGACCTGGTCGACGCCCAGGGCTCGCTTCCCGGCCTGGTCCCCGGATTCGCGGACTGCTCCCCCGGCACCACCACCGGGGACGCCATGCACCACCGCAGGCCCTTCGTCGTCGCGACGGCCGACCGGTGCGCGTGGCCGGACGTGCGGGAGCTGGCGAGCCGCAACGGCGCGGGGGCCTATGCAGGCGCCCCGGTGGTGCTGTGCAACGGCTCGGTCTACGGGATGCTCGGCTGCGCCAGCCGGTCCCCGATGCCCGTCCCGCGTGAGCGCGACGCGAAGTTCCTCGCCCTGCTCGCCGGCGTCCTGGCCGACTGCCTGTGGCCGAGCCCCGCGACGGCCCAGACCCGGGACCAGATCTGGCTGCGGGTGCACCTGCTGATCGACGCGGGCGGCCCCGACATCGTCTACCAGCCGGTCTACGACGTCGTCGACGGCTCCGTCGCGGTCGTCGAGGCGCTCTCCCGGTTCCCGGCCGGCTCCGGCGGCCCCGAGCGGTGGTTCTTCGACGCGGAGACGGTCGGCCTCGGCCGCGAGCTGGAGACGGCCGCCGTCCGCAACGCCCTGCGCGTGCTTCCCGACCTGCCCGCGCCCGCGGTGCTCTCCGTCAACGCGTCCCCGCCCGTGATCGCCTCCCGCGGCCTCAACGAGCTGTTCGCGGCCGTCCCCGCCGGGCACCTGGCGGTCGAGGTGACGGAGCACGCCCGGATCGACGACTACGCCTCGGTCCGGGTCATCCGCGACGAGCTGCGCGGGCAGGGCATCCAGATCGCCCTGGACGACTTCGGGGCCGGCTACTGCGGCCTGCAGCGGATGCTGGAGCTGCGGCCCGACTACGTCAAGATCGACCGGGCGCTGATCTCGAAGATCGACGTCGACCCCGCGTACGAGGTGCTCGCGCGCGCGGTGGTCACGCTGAGCAAGGAGATCGGAGCCTCCGTCATCGCCGAGGGCATCGAGACCGCGGCGCAGCTCGACCGCGTGTCCAGGGTCGGCATCCGCTACGCGCAGGGCTTCCACCTGGCCAGGCCGTCCCGCCGGCTGGCCCTCGCCTCCCGGTAGGCGCGGGGCGTCCCCTCAGGGCTCGACCAGGATCTTCGCGCCGGCGTTCGCGGCCACCAGGTCGTCGAATGCCGCGTCCACGTCCGCGAGCTGGACCCGGCGGGCGAGCAGCAGCGACGGGTCGAGCGTGCCGTCGGCGAACGCGGCGACGACGGTCCGGAACTCCTCGGGCGTGTAGTAGACGGCGAAGCCGATCGAGACCTCCTTCATCAGCGCCGACAGCGACGAGAAGGGCGACGAGTCGACGGAGACCCCGGCGATGACGATGCGGCCCTTCACCCGGGTCGCGGCGACGCAGCCGTCCAGCAGCGTCGCCTTGCCGGCGCACTCGGCGACGACGTCGTAGGACGCCGGGGTGGCCTCGCCCAACGAGGCCAGGACGTCCGTCGCGCCGAACGACGTCGCGGCCTCACGCCGCGACGCCACCGGGTCGACCACGGTGACGCGGTGCGCGCCGAGCGCCCCCGCCCAGGCGGCGGTGGTGAGCCCGACGCTGCCCCCACCCACGACGAGGACGTCGTCGCCGGCCTTGATGCCGGCGGTCCGCGCGGTGTGCAGGCCGACCGCGAACGGCTCGACCAGGGCGCTGTGCAGCGGGTCGGTCCCGTCCGGCAGCGGGACGGCCGCGGCGGTGGTCACCACCGCGAGCTCGGCGAAGCCGCCCGAGCTTCCGCCGAGGCCGACCAGCCGGACCGACGCGCAGTGGGCCACGTGCCCGGACCGGCACCACTCGCACTGGCCGCAGGACAGCGCGGGCAGGACCGCGGCCAGGGAGCCGGTTCGCCACCCGGTCACCCCGGCCCCGACCGCGACGACCTCGCCGCCGAACTCGTGCCCCATCACCGTGCCCGCGGGCATCATGGCCCGCGCCTTGACGTCCGAGCCGCACAGGCCGCAGGCCGCGACCCGCAGCAGCAGCTCGCCGGGCCCGGGCGCCGGGTCCGGCACCGTGACGATCTCGAAACGCCCGCCCGAACCAGTGACCGCCGCGCGCACAGTGCCTCCTCAGGCCGCGCCGAGCACGGCCACCGAATCGAGAACGTATTCTTTATACGACTAAGGTCAGCCAGGCCGTGACGAG is a genomic window of Pseudofrankia inefficax containing:
- a CDS encoding zinc-dependent alcohol dehydrogenase; its protein translation is MRAAVTGSGGRFEIVTVPDPAPGPGELLLRVAACGLCGSDVKARAMMPAGTVMGHEFGGEVVAVGAGVTGWRTGSLAAVLPALSCGQCEWCRSGHVAHCASVRLVGLGGSSGGFAELAVVTTAAAVPLPDGTDPLHSALVEPFAVGLHTARTAGIKAGDDVLVVGGGSVGLTTAAWAGALGAHRVTVVDPVASRREAATSFGATDVLASLGEATPASYDVVAECAGKATLLDGCVAATRVKGRIVIAGVSVDSSPFSSLSALMKEVSIGFAVYYTPEEFRTVVAAFADGTLDPSLLLARRVQLADVDAAFDDLVAANAGAKILVEP
- a CDS encoding EAL domain-containing protein; the protein is MLGLLAAARHRLGMEVSWLDRRTQDHGLVTDLVDAQGSLPGLVPGFADCSPGTTTGDAMHHRRPFVVATADRCAWPDVRELASRNGAGAYAGAPVVLCNGSVYGMLGCASRSPMPVPRERDAKFLALLAGVLADCLWPSPATAQTRDQIWLRVHLLIDAGGPDIVYQPVYDVVDGSVAVVEALSRFPAGSGGPERWFFDAETVGLGRELETAAVRNALRVLPDLPAPAVLSVNASPPVIASRGLNELFAAVPAGHLAVEVTEHARIDDYASVRVIRDELRGQGIQIALDDFGAGYCGLQRMLELRPDYVKIDRALISKIDVDPAYEVLARAVVTLSKEIGASVIAEGIETAAQLDRVSRVGIRYAQGFHLARPSRRLALASR